TGACATTTCCTTACTGAACTCCCAGGATTGTTTGGTTTCAAAGGCTGTTGGGCTCAAGacgcattttgttttaaataatcctTCATAAAAAGTTCAGCTTTCAGTCTAATATGATCGAAACCCAGCTTGAGTGTGTTTTATAATGCACTGAACTGAAAAGACTATGGGCATTGAATTATTCAAAACATGGTAGGCGAAGGAGTGATATGTGGGGAGGAGGTGATCAAAGAAATCAGTGAGACTTGATATGTcttgttatctcattttatttagcttttagaAGTCTTCCAAAtatcagaggaaagaaatcaatatCAATTTTCACCTGTCACGTTCCACACTTCAATTATTAATGAATGTCAAATTTGACCACAGTTTTCTGTACCACCTGCTCTGCAATAATATTTCTGAgcctttattaaaaatgtaaaattgtcaTTGAATTTCCAAATATGATTCTGCAGTGGCTAATTCAGCTTGTTTTATTAATAAGCAAGTTCTGATGAGTAATACTAATTTAATACGCCTGCATGTAAGGTTAAAGTGTAAATTATTCCTGCCAAAGGTGATGAGATATGACTGCGATGTGGTGGTAGGGCACTCACCTTCCTGAACGAACCCTGTGAGCACACATTTCTTGGGAGAAACCAGTACTTCATATAGTGGCAAATCTGATATTATTTTGCATGTCTCCTGTAGCAGTggaatgcatgcacacacacacacacacacacacacacacacacacacaaacaggatCATGGGTGAAAAAACACACATGCGCACCTTAGATGCTTGCATTAATTTCTGAATATAGTTCCTCGGAAAGAAAAAGCTTTActgattatttgtatttttatagtttattattttatccatACTAAAACACTTCATGAATCACTTACTGTTTTGTTGTCCATGGAATCCTTTCAATTTTGAGATGCTAAATAGAAATCGAAATAATGATTATAGTCCTTGGTTACAGAGAGCCCGGTGACTGGAGGTCAGAGCTGCCACGGAATTATTCCCTGCTCCAGAGACCATTAGAATATCACTGTGTACCCACTTAAGGATAGAATGCTGCTATTGAGAAACTAGCTCTCttttatttatgttaaaatgAGAGAACAGTAGGGGACCTTGGCTGTGTGAGTATATGAGACTTTCTCTGTTATGTACAATAAGCCAAAAACTATACATGAAATAGCCTCGGGCCTTTTGTCTTTTGTCCCCAGCTCTTTCCTGTATTGCTCCTGATCAATTACACTTAAATCAACAAGAGTTGCTTGAACATTTTGACAGTTATGTTCCCCATACcctgaagcatttttaaagggttaCTGAGATAAAGCTATTTCAAAAAATACTCCCTCCAAATTTTTTCAGGGTGGCATCAATGAAAgtaacttaaaggaaaaaaactccaCCTTGAGTTCCTGACCTACCACTCTAAGGCCAGGCAAGCATAAACCTTCATAGCAAAACCTAAGTTTGCTCCCAGTTGAGAATTTGGTTTCCATGGTCTTATATAAAAAGtatatggagggcttccctggtggcgcagtggttgagaatctgcctgccagtgcaggggacatgggttcgagccctggtctgggaagatcccacatgccgcgaagcaactaggcccgtgagccacaattgctgagcctgcgcgtctggagcctgtgctccgcaacgagaggccgcgatagtgagaggcccgcgcaccgcgatgaagagtggcccccacttgccacaactagagaaagccctcacgcagaaacgaagatccaacacagccataaataaaaaaaaaaaaaaaaaaaaaaaaagtatatggagACTTTAATTCTCTATAAGCCCTTTCCAAAGAGTAAATACAGTTCATCATTTGTAAGAGATGATGAAACTTACAATTTTGTTGAATAGgtggaatatatattatatataatatatatatatttatttttaatatatatataaaatatataaagttactATTCAGAGCCGTAAAACATGGATTTTTCTTACTTACTAAGAATGAACAGTAACTTGATCTCTAAACACAATGAAGCACCTGGTCATAGCAGAATCATAACAAATATTTGATATCAGAATGAATTCACTGTTCAGGTGTAAAGAGGGAATACCttcagttttcctctttcttgtacCCCATTATTGCATCCTGGACAGAGGggattttcttgattttaatctAAAGGAGAAATGTTCACTTTTGTTAAGATGGAAATTGACAACCTCAGTAGGCAGAGGCACTGTTTTTATTTGGCTGAATTCATGTTTCTAGAGATAATTCAAGGTGTAATAGGGTTTTCTCCGCCACtccaaaatctgaaaatgatAAGCATCTCACCAGAGTTTCAGGATGGCCCTATTCTGTGGAAAGAATATTCAAAATACCATGCTTCATCTATGTCTTCTTTGACTTATTCATCAATGGACAACTACTGAGTTAAGACAGTGTCTTACCCTtgcttcaaaaaaacaaaaacaaaaaaaccccacaaacacaaaaaaactgttaacGATGAAAACTTATTATGCCAGGCCTTAGTATGGCCTGATGTGAAAATTTAGTTTCAGAGGCTTTTGTGAACATACCAAGGAAAGAGGACCTAGGTGTATCTTATTCCCACAGGCcgccaataaatatttgctaaatggagaaaaaattaatatatagtataGGAGAGAACCTGACAGATCCTTAACATTATTGAGTGATAGCAATGCCCAAACTCATCTGTGATCAAACACTATGAAGTATCCTCCTAAGGATAAACTGATTACAAATAAGAAGTGAAAATTCAATTATGGAGATACTTTCAGTTTCAGCTCTGATATGCAAAAAGCTTGGAAGTTGTCACTGTATCTTGTCCTTACAAGATaatgctgtacaaaatgaaaatcaaggaCTTTTCTCAGACGTGATTAATAAAACATGTAActatgaaagaattttaaaactgtaattatGTAAGTGTCTCTGAAAAATCTGTgtcaaagaaaactgaggctatcAGTATAAACTCATTTAACTTCTATCTCTTCTTACCTTTATTTCCTCACAAACTTACCAGTATCCATCCAACTCAAAGGATACAAGTGATTTTTATATACTGTgcaaggtttttttcttattcatatgTCCATGTTTCCCCAGTTCTCTAAGTTATTATCTACATCTTCAGGATCTCCTTTATCGGTTccttcatttcaacatataaaatataagtcCTTCTCattctaaaaaattcttttttgctaattattttctcttttcatccaaACTCCTTCAGAGCAGCCTATTCCCACTGTCTTCACTAGCCCCATCTGGCCCCCACAGGCAGCCCTACACCCTCAATTTATTGCAATCTGGCTTTCTTGTCCACCACTTCACTGAACTGCTCTAAGGTCACTGGGGACCTAACTGCCCAAATCCAATGGACACTTACATTCTCTGAAGAATGACACTGTCATCTActtcctccttcttgaaactctATCACCTCTCTCCTTCTCAGAATTCTTTCTCTGCTTATTACTTAAACGTTGTCAGTACTCACAATTCTCTGAAATCTCATccattttcatgattttaatgACTGCTAAGTGCTGATGACAttcaaatttttatctttccatgTCTTCACGTGCAGTTCCAGTTATCTACCAGTTTGTCTCCTGAATTCTACAGGTGCTTTAAAATTCAACATGTCCAGAACTAAAGTCTTTTCCCCAATTCAGTTCTTTATCCCCTATTTCCAAACTCAATGATACCACCACCCAACCTTAGTCACACAGATGGGGGTTCAGCCTCCGCCTCCTACTTCTTCCTTACTTCCCAAGATCAAGTCTTGCTTGTAATTTcctaaataaaattagaacttctttcctcctttcatcTATACCTTATTTCAGACCCCTTTCTATTACCTGGTCTAGAAGTTACCAAATTGCTGTTTGCTGGAACCAGTTGTTACACACTTCTATTAAAAAAGGACTCTAGAGTCAAATAACTTTGAGGATGGCTGTGTACCATACGCCTGCTGTGACGATCCAGAATGAACATTAGCCTACAGCAGCCCCGAGAAGCTGTGCAGTAAAGAAACCTGATTACCTTTAGTTAAGCTAGGTTCTCCCTTCTGCCGGCCTATAAACCATTCAGTAGGGACAGGAGAGGAGGTGGCAGCATGAAAGTCCCACTCGAAAATAAAAAACTGCTCCTCAGAAGAGTGGGGCATAATTGTCTCCAGGCTTCTTCAGATTCCTCATCCATACTGACGTCAGTGGTCTAAAATGCCACCTGAACTTGTCCTTTCCATTCTTAGCTATTTTCTGAGGAAACCAGCTCCACGCACATGGATGGCTAAGACCCGCTCTCCTCCTCCTCGCTGCCTCCTTTAGGGGCGCTTGCCACTGCCTGGTGACACTGCACTGatgctccagagcctgtgcctgTGGCGCCGTGACACACGCCTCGCACACTCACGGCTCTGGACTTCCGCTGTCCTCTCTGCCTTGAGTGTCCTTGCCCTCCACCGGCTGACTCACCAGTTTCTCACGAGTCCTTTAAGACTTAGCTTAGGGACTGCCTCTTTCGATGACTTTTCTTCGCCTCACAGCTCCCCCTCTTCTTCCACAAACACTGATGAAACGCCCTGAATATGCCCGTCACAGCATGTCACGTGCAGGATGAGACATCTGCTGTGCGTCTTCCCCTCTCACTCCACTGCTAAAGGGCCAATGCTACATCTTGCTCATTGTTTCGCTCCTCTAACACTCAATCCATGACTAACGAACTAACTAGTACTCTAGCAGTCCTCTTAGTAACAATCAGGCAGGACCTTTTAGAAGAAATCTGACATTCTAGCTTTTCTCTGATCTCACCTTTCAGTCTGATTGAACTAAAGACTTATCTGTGCATGTTTTACCAGGGAGACATAATTAAATCCAGAGATGTGTCATCACATACTCTTACATACTCTGCCGTTTAAAAATTCTGCTCAGATGGGGGAAGGAGACAGGTGTGCTTTCTGACAGCCCCACTGTTTTGTACTTCTACTGCTTACTGCTCACTGGCTTCTCTCCCAGTGCCTTCCTTAAACCCTTCTTCTCTTAACAAGGAAACATGATAACAAAGTAATTAAGAGCCTGGGTTCTGCCTATCCGTGAAACAGAAACATAACcaaggacatagagaatagactggtggttgccaagggggagggcgtgggagagggttggattgggagtttaggattagcagatgcaaactggtgtatatacaggatggataaacaaaaaggtcctatatgtgacttccctcatggtgcagtggttaagaatatgccggccaatacaggggacacgggttcgagccctggtccaggaagatcccatgtgccgcagaccaaataagcccgtgcaccacaactactgagcctgtgctctagagcctgtgagtcacaattactgaagcccgtgtgccacaactactgaagtccatgcacctagagcccgtgctccgcaacaagagaagccaccacaatgagaagcccacgcaccgcaaagaggagtagcccccgctcaccgcaactagagaaaacccgcgtgtagcaacgaagacccaatgcagccaaaaataaaaaaataaataaatacatttatttttaaaaagtggatgtatttaaagaaaaccaaaaaggtcctactgtatagcacaggaactatattcagtatcctgtgataaaccgtaacggaaaagaatatgaaaaagaatgtatataaatgtataactgagtcactttcctgtacagcagtaattaacacagcactgtaattctactatatgtcaataaaaaataaaatttaaaaaaagtgccataaaaataatcacataagggggacttccctggtggtccagcggttaagacttcgccttccaatggagggggtgagggttcgatccctggtcggggagctaagatcccacatgccttgcggccaaaaaaccaaaacaaaaaacagaagcaatactgtaacaaattcaataaagactttaaaaatagtcaacatcaaaaaaaatctttaaaaaaaaatcacataaatcagaaacaaatgaaacataataaagtccatacattagggcttccttggtggtgcagttgttgagaatctgcctgccaatgcaagggacacaggttcaatccctggtctgggaagatcccacatgccgcagagcaactgggcccgtgagccacaattactgagcctgcgcgtctggagcctgtgctccgcaacaagagaggccgcgatagtgagaagcccacacaccgcgatgaagagtggcccccgcttgccgcaactagagaaagcccatgcgcagcaatgaagacccaacacagccataaataaataaataaaaagtccatacattaaaaaaaaagagcatgggtTCTGGTCACATCCCAGTTTACCACTTACTTATAGCTGTGTAATTTTGGGTAACTCACATAATGTCTCCTCAgactcctcatctataaaatggggatggtaatagtTCCCTACCTCATAGTGTTGCTGTAATCCATAAACACGGTTAAGTGCCTTGGTAAATGTTTGATGCTCTCTGGTTATTGTGAATTAAAATATGTCAATGGCTTCTGGTCATATGATTCATAATAGTTTGACATTTAACCAAATGGTAAAACTATTCCATTTATTATTCCCATCTCTTTTTACCCCTTACCCTGTtttgttgtttatgttttctcCCACCACAGAGTGTTAGGTCCAGGAGAGTAAAggctttattttgttcactgttgaaaGCAATAGCACCCAGAAAAGTATGGTACATATGAAGCCCTCAGTAAACACTAGCTGAATGAATGGTGCAAAGTGTCACAAGGAAAAATACACCAAAACTTTCAATTTAATAAAAAGTATAGATAAATCTTTCTCTAATGGCTTCCAGTCAAGTATTTTAAAACACCATATgctataataaaaacataagtaatttattaaaatttgaaggcaaaaacataattttaaaagattttaaaagatttagacCTATGTTAGGTGTGATGGAGTATGGATGCTTTCTTGAAATTCACAATCAGATCCAAGAGTATCACTTTCAGAATGTTCTAGTAGATTGAGTTTACTTTTAGTTGTCTTTGATGAAACAGTCACTATTCTACTCTCTTTCTtaacaaaaatgtgtttttttgaagACTCACTTCTAATTGATTCATTAAGCAAAGAATTATTTTGCCCActtcctttgcttttctgcttTACAGGTGAGTCAgagcaggaatgcaggcccttCCCAGGTTGTTTCTTAGCAGAGTATTTTTTGATATATTATTCTTTGGTcattttctctgaagaagacctGCTATTTCTAGataattcctcttcttttctttgactTCCAGTTCCAGAAATGACATCTGCTGAAGGAGAACATGTTCTAGCAATGAAATCTTCAAAAGACTCCTGCCACTGCTCTGTGACTGGGACCCCCAGGTTGTCTTTGGAAGTTTCTAAGGCCTCCTGAGTAGAGACTGGGACATGCAAGGAGTCGAGAGGCAAAGGAAGCCCAGCATCACCTGTAATTTTCTGAAACTGGagggaaagacaaaagacaagaCAAAAATTCAGTGATGAACAAAGCCAACCATTAAAAAGCAGAGTTCAAAACTTCAATGTTATTCTGTGATCTTATTATTAACACAGTAATTGATTATTCAGAAGATTTCAGAGCcagtttttttctaattctatctTGCCAAGTGATTCTCAACTTAACCTAGCTATATATCCAAGGCTATGTCCGCTACATTTTCAGACTTTGGTGATTGGGGTAGTTATTACCCATTGCCTTTCCCTCACTAAAAATGAAACCCTACtctgtaagaaaattaatttcttttctatcCTCCAGGCACATGTAAACAGTATATAGTTTGTGACCAGACTGTGTTCTCAAGCTGTCAGTTCCCAAGACCAGTCTGTGATTGGCTGAGGTGGGCGAAGGGTGCTCCAAGTAAGGCTAGAGGAAAAGCTGACATGTTTCCCCTCCCATTCCCATGACCAGGTGAGTCACTATAATACCTTACGTATTAGCTATGTCAagattacttattttaaaaattctatcagtATGTGTACCTTCATTAGTGTTCCCTCATTGTAAGCTGACTGCATACAAATAGAAACCTAGATAAAATATGAATAGAATAGaaatttattcaatttaaaatttggaatattttctgtaatgttttctttcttcattaaggAGAGTTTGCTTTAACTCATAAATTTTCTAAAGAACTTCCAGTTTTCTTATGTACAACAATACAGTATCATGAAATGGGCCCACATTTACTAATCTCAGATTTGGAGAGGACTCCACAGTCTTCTAGCTCCCGAGCATGTGAACTATTAGAGACTGaccattattattttctctctgacttggtcatttcctttttgCTAATCACTCTTAGAATCATTAAGTGCTGTCCTGTCCACTTACTTGGAGATTTTGCGTTTGTACTGGGGCACTCTGCTTTgattctgctttttcttcttcaagtgccttcttttcttctttaggtgGACTACTAACAGTAGAATTCATCTGGGAACGACCTAGTAAATGAAAATCTGACTGATCTATACCAGCCATTGTGGCCAGCTGCCCAAGCCTGGaccagaggaggaaaggagaaaagacaaaggTTATTATAATCACATAAGAGCAGTTTAGATTTCCCCAGACCTACAATCATGAAATACTTCTAAAATCTTAAAAGCCAACATCCTACTCCAGACTACaagcctctctctcccccaaaTTCTCAGCCCTTTCCAGATTCATCCTCTAGGAGACATCCCACTGTCTCACTAGCAGCTTCAACAAGTACCACTCACCTCGTCCACTGCCTGTCACACCTCCATTCCCACACTTCTTTAccacctttcctccagtttccaagaATGTGTTTGTTCCTTCCTTCCCAACACCAATTCATTCACTGACAAAACACCACTCCATCAACTATCAATCTCTACTTCCCTCTTTTAGCAAAATTGCTCCCGGTTGAGGACCACTGACCAATATCTTCCCTGtagattaataataatttttatgtctaagaaaaaaataactttaattcaaacttatcaaacaagcaaaataaatgaaagataggaAAATTCTTATCCATTCCCGAATATTTTCAATGAAAACTGCCTTCAATTTAGTCTTTACAAAAAACTATACCTACTAATTACTCTGTCTACAGGTTACTCTTTTATAATGGGCTCCCCACTCTACCAAAGCAGGCTCCCCTATttgcatttcttaaaaaatttaattcctcATTTTAAAACGTCAACTATATTACCTATAATTACACTAAATTTGGCTAAATATGGCCATGTAAATGATGAAAATTGCTTCAGTTCCTCAGCAAACTACCGTTATAGTCGCAAAGAGAAGAACGCCATGAAGAGAAATGAACTAACCCAGCATCTTTAAAGAGATCCAAGAAAGCATGGAACTTCTGAAAAGAATTCTCAGTGCTGCCCAAAACACCTTCATCATCCAGGATCATGCTTGTCAATGAGTGGGCATGAAGGCCTTCAGACAAAGAGAAATTCATATTTCTTAACTGGGCATTTTCATGttccagctataaaagaagactgaaaatgtCTGACATGATTTTTTCTTATTGTCATCAAAAGTAGTTTTGTCTAGTTTCAAGGAACAAAACTATAACACTCAAAATGTAATTAATCTGTAATTAACCTAACTCTCCACCAGTAAAGACAGAGACCATATCACATAATAACCAAAACCCCCAGGCACCCAACAAAGTTTCCTATATAACACTTAGGTGGTATATAAATAAACCAAAGTTACCGTTTTATTAATGATCtttcacaaaagatcacatttcTAACTGGTTAAATTCATAATGGAGCCTCATTCCACATTAGAAAATTACCTGCTTTAAGTTTCCCTTAAATTAGAAAGTGAATTATAGAATCTGATTTGAACAAAACATATTACAACTCTGCTGAATGTTAAGAATTAACTTTAGTGAGCAAAATATCTAATGCTTACATTTAAAAGTCCTAAATCATACCCAACCCAATTTATTAAATGTACGATCACCAatattttctttggcttcttGAAAATATTCACTCCCGTGCACTCTTCCCCTTCCACTCATCACCTATGCACTTAAAACCCCCTATAAGCTCAACTCTAGTATTTCTCAGAAAGGCTGTTATGTTCATGATGCCCCTTTTGCCTTAGATAAGCAGGtgctcaacatttattgaatgagtgtCCGCCAATTCAATGGATGCACTTTGAAAAATTCCTCCCTACGTTCAACCTATGATAAAGTA
Above is a window of Balaenoptera acutorostrata chromosome 1, mBalAcu1.1, whole genome shotgun sequence DNA encoding:
- the LOC130708712 gene encoding centrosomal protein of 78 kDa-like; this translates as MYVIRCRSIRISCDCDSRESFLLRNRRGRRFLRKCSGRARENQFETRSIAGLHAHSLTSMILDDEGVLGSTENSFQKFHAFLDLFKDAGLGQLATMAGIDQSDFHLLGRSQMNSTVSSPPKEEKKALEEEKAESKQSAPVQTQNLQFQKITGDAGLPLPLDSLHVPVSTQEALETSKDNLGVPVTEQWQESFEDFIARTCSPSADVISGTGSQRKEEELSRNSRSSSEKMTKE